In the Candidatus Poribacteria bacterium genome, TAAGGCTTCCCGTCCACATACTGGATATGCTGAGTAGATTGGTCAACATCTCCCGAAGATTGGCTCAGGAGTTGGGCAGGCAACCGTCGATTGGAGAAATCGCCGAGAGGATGGGTCTCAGCGAGGAGAGAATCGAGGAGCTCTTTAACTTCGCCCAGCGACCCGCATCCCTGCAGGATAAGCTCGAGGGATTCGACGATACATATGTGGAGGATATGATAGAGGATAAGAGGGATTCATCCTTTGAAGAGCTCGAGAGAAAATTTCAAAGAGAGGAGATAATGAAGCTTTTGGAGAAGCTCTCCGATAGGGAGCGTGAGACTATAATACTGAGGTATGGGTTGAAGGATGGCGTGCCGCTTACCCTGGAGGAGGCGGGTAAAAGGTTCGGGATCACGAGAGAGAGGGTGCGACAGATCGAAATGGAGGCGATCGAAAAGCTGAAACGATGGGTGAGGGGGAATGAGCTTATGTAAATGCCATGGGATACTTATAAGAACCTTTAACTTCGGCGAAGCGGATAGGATCGTTTCCTTCTACACAGACAAAGGGAAGCTGAAGCTGGTGGCAAGAGGAGCAAGAAAACCAAGAAGCAGATTCGCCTCGGCGCTTGAGCCCCTGAACTACGGACAGGTGGTTTATTTTGAAAGATCAAGCTCTAACCTCCACTCGCTCAGCTCCTTCGATGTGATTGATCGGTTTGAGCGGATAAAGGGAGATTTGGATCGGTTCTCCTCGGCATCGATGGCCTTGGAGTTAGTCGATATCGTCTCCGTTGAGGGGATGTCAGACAGAGAGGGGTTTCGGCTCTTTACGGAGTATCTGAACCTGATCGAGGACTCAAGCGAGCCGGATCTGGTCACATATGCCTTCGCCTTGAAATTCTTATCCCACAGCGGGTTCAGACCCCAGCTGGAGCGATGCGTCTCATGCCTTTCGCCGATCAAAGGCACACCCTGGTTCAACGCTTTATCAGGGGGTGTGCTGTGTGCCAGGTGCGCGGCCAGGTCACGCGGACAGCGGTTTGTCATAACCAGAGGGGCGCTCGAGATGATGAGGAAGATGCTGAACGGCGATATCTCCCGATCAACCAGATTCAGGGCGAACAGAACCTGCAAAGGGGAGATCAGAAGGGCGATCACCTCCTTTATCCAAAGCCAGACTGAAAGGGAACTGAAGAGCCTACGTTTCATCGAATCCATGGAGAGGGTGGTTCAATGAACTTTCAGGATATGATAATGGCACTTGAGAGGTTCTGGGCCTCTCAGGGATGTGTGATACAGCAGCCATATGATGTTGAAGTTGGAGCGGGAACCTTCAATCCTGCCACCTTCCTTCGGACTTTGGGCCCCGAGCCGTGGAGGGTGGCATATGTCGAGCCCTCCAGACGCCCGACGGACGGCAGATACGGCGATAACCCCTACAGGCTCGGCCATTACTACCAATACCAGGTCATCCTCAAACCGGCACCGGTGGATTCACAGGAGATATATCTGGAGAGCCTCAAGTATCTCGGAATCGATCCCAAGCGGAACGACATCAGATTCGTCGAGGACGATTGGGAATCACCCACACTCGGAGCGTCAGGATTGGGATGGGAGGTATGGTGGAACGGCGCTGAGATCACCCAGTTCACCTATTTCCAACAGATAGGCAGCATCGAGGTGGACCCTATATCACTGGAGATAACCTACGGGCTGGAACGGATCGCCATGTACCTTCAGGGCGTCGACAGCGTCTTCGATATCCAATGGAACGAATACTTCCGATACGGCGATATACATCGTCGAGGCGAGTTCGAATATTCTAAATACCATTTCGAGGTCTCCTCCAGCTCGATGTTGTTCTCCCTTTTCGAGACATATGAGCGAGAGGCGATGGAATGCCTCAAAAACGGTTTGGTGTTACCGGCCTTGGATTACGTGTTGAAGTGCTCTCACACCTTTAACATGCTCGATGCACGTGGGGCGATAAGCGTTACCGAAAGGGTAGGTTACATCGCTCGGGTGCGGAACCTCGCACGTCGGGTCGCAAGGGCATATGTCGATCAGCGCCAGGAGATGGGACATCCCTTCATCGATAGGATACCCGTTCAGGAACCGAGCTCGCCGGCTGTAAAGGATGTGAAGAAGAACAAGCCACGGACGGAGGGAGAGGCTGACCTGCTGTTTGAGATAGGAACCGAGGAAATCCCCGCCTCATACATCCCGCCAGCACTGCGCCAGATGCGGGAGATGGCCGAGAGGTTCCTTGAGGAAAATAGGATCAGACACGGCGAAATAACGGTGTTGGCCACCCCTAGAAGGTTGACCCTCCACGTCAAATCGGTCTCCCTTCGCCAGGAGGATAGAGAAAGGGTAATCATGGGCCCACCTAAACACGTGGCTTTCGATCCGGACGGCAACCCGACCAAAGCGGCGCTGGGGTTCGCCCGTAAACAGGGTGTATCGGTGGAGCAATTACAGCTCACCCGGACTGAAAAAGGGGAGTACGTCTGTCTCCACAGGTTCGAAAGTGGTAGGCCGACAGCCGAGGTGCTCGGCGAGATATTGCCCAGAATTATCTCATCCCTGAGCTTCCCAAAGATGATGAGATGGGATGGGATGAGGTTCGCCCGGCCTGTAAGATGGATCGTGGCCATTCTGGGCGGTGAGGTCGTGCCCTTTGCCTGGGGCAACCTCCAATCCGGAAGGATCACGCGCGGACATAGATCGCTTTCGGAAGGAGACCTGGAGCTTCAAACTGCCTCTCTGGAGGAGTATAAGGACAAACTCCGATCCGCCTGCGTTATAGCGGATCACGAGGAGAGACGAAGGGAGATAAAACGACAGGTGGTCGAGATACTCCGAGAGGAGGGATGTTCGACGGAGATAGATGAGAATCTGCTTGAGACGGTCAACTTCCTGGTGGAATTCCCCCAAGCCGTTGTGGGTAAATTCGCCGAATCTCACCTGATTCTGCCCGAGGAGGTCCTCATAACCTCCATGCGCAGACATCAACGCTACTTCCCGTTCAGAAAACCAGATGGCGGGTTGCTCCCGAAGTTCATCACGATCTCCAACGGGACGGATAACGGTTGGGAGAACGTAAAGAGGGGAAACGAAAGGGTTCTGGGGGCAAGGCTGGATGACGCGGAGTTTTTCTACAAGGAGGATCAGAGAGAACCTTTGGCCGATAAAGTCGAAAAGCTTAGGCATGTCATCTTTCAGGAGAAGCTCGGATCGCTCTACGATAAAACTCAGAGGCTCAGAAACCTCGTCGTCTATATGGCCGGTGAGCTGGGAATGGATGAGGAGGATATGGAGATGGCGGCCAGGGCGGCGGAGCTTTGTAAGGCCGATCTGGTCACACATATGGTCATCGAGTTCCCTGAGCTTCAGGGGATAATGGGTGGGTATTACGCCCGAAATTCGGGCGAGCCGGAGGAGGTCGCTCTGGCCATAAAGGAACATTACAAGCCTTATTCCTCCGAAGATGAGATACCTTCAACTCTGCTGGGGGCTATCCTCTCAATCGCAGATAGGATCGATACGATCGTCGGACACTTCGGTATAGGTGAAACCCCAACCGGCTCACAGGATCCCTACGGGTTGAGGCGAGGTGCTATAGGGCTTATCAGAATCATCCGGCGGATGAACTTGGCCTTGGACATAGAGGACATGGTTCGATATACCTGCTCGCTCTATGAGGATAGGATCGATGAGAACACGGCCCAAGGGGTAATGCGTTTCATCCGGGATAGATTATTCAACATGTTCATCGACGAGGGATTCGAACACGACGTTGTGGATGCGGTCCTCTCAGGCGGGTTTAACATGATTCATAACCTGCAGGAGAGGATGAAGGTGGTTTCGGAGTTTAAATCGAGCGAGGAATTTGATAAAATTTATCCATCCTTCTATCGCACCTTCAGGATAATCCCGAAGGGGTGGCAGGACACATCGGTGGATGAGGGGAAACTGATTGAGGATGGTGAGAGGGAGCTGTTCTATCGGTTTTCCGAGATCGAGCCGCTTGTCGAGAGGTTGTGTGAAGATGGGGATTTCCCCGGAGCTTTGAGGGAACTCTCAAAACTCCAGCCTATCATAGATCGTTTCTTCGATGAGGTCCTGGTGATGGCTGAGGATGAGGGATTAAAGCGAAACAGATTGGCGTTGCTTAAGAGGATCACGGAAAGCCTCTGCCTTGTGGCCGATTTCTCCAAGTTGGTCGTCTCAGGGGAGTAAACGGGCATGAAACTGCTCTTTGTGTTGACTCATATCGAAAAAAATGAGAATCCCTTCGTTACCTTCACGGTATTCGGGCTTATCTTTGTCTCCCCGATTCTCCTCGTTTTCTCATCGGCCTCGGCGATAGATCTATATCAGATTCACCTTCCGATAAGGGGATACAAGCCCTTGGTAACTTTGACCAATGTCACGGAGGATGCGGTCGACGCCCTCATCTCCTTTGTAGGTCGTGATGGGATCAAGACGCTGGTTAAGGTCGTCCAGCCATACACCACCGTGAGGATCAAGGTTGATGAGCTGCTGAAAGGCGAGGGACTGATACAAGCCAAGTTCGCAGCGGGGAAACTCAAGGTGATCTACTGGGGAATCGGCCAAAACGGCAGGGTTTTCGGATCGCAGTTTGTCAAGGCCGATCGTTCCAGACGGTTCGTCCTGGGAAGAAGCGAGAAGGGGTATCTGGTGCTGGCAGATCTACCCACCGAGATCGGCGTCGGAGCGGTCGTTAACGTTAAACTCTACAACCGAAGGGGAGAACTTGTTGACTCCTCGATGGAGAGCATTCCGGAAAATGCCGTTCGGGCAATACCCGTTGGGAAAATGGGTATATGTATCGTCGAGGTCAAAGATGGAGATGTGATCTGCGGTTATCGGGGTATATCTGAGAAAGGGGTCATCGCCCTCAATGCCCGACCGGTGGAGGAGATGGGAAGGGAGATCAAGCTGATGCTAGGTCCTCTCAGTACGGATGGGAAGCTTTTCGTAGCGAACCTTTCCAGGGACGGAGCAAGGGTCGAGATCGCTCTGAAAGGCGATGCCGGGATCAGAAGGATGAGGAAGCTCATACCCGGATGTGGTGCCGTCATGATAAGACTTTCAAGCCGTCTTGATGGGGGAAAGATCGCCTCCATATCCGCAAGGTCAAACTACCCTTTGATAGGATACTACTTCCCAACCCCATCGGCGGTGATTGAGCCGATCGGTAGGGTCCGGGAGGGAAGCGTAATCACGGCGGCGGCCTCGCCGGTCCACGATGGGAAAACCTCCCTCTTGGTGATCAATCCGACTTCGAAGGAGACCTCCGTGAGGTTCGGAGGATATGGCAGGGAACCGGAGAAAGCGGTGTTTTTAAAGCCCGGTTCCTGGTTTTCCAGAGAGATCTACAGCACAACTCCGGTTAAGGCCGACGGTGAGATCATCACCCTGCTGGTCGGCTATCAAGGAGATAGGCCGGTATGGGCCGTACAGATACAATAAAGATTAGGGAGGGACAAATGAACCACTTTCGTTGGTTTGGTGTTCTGTTAATCGCTGCCTTTTCAATCTGGATTTTATCGGGTTGTGGTGAGGAGGAGAACAAGGATATCCTTAAAGCGAGGGAACTTATCCAAAATCAGGAGTTCAAAGGGGCAGTTCAAAGGGTCCAGGCCGCCTTGCAAACGGAACCGGATAACGCCGAGGCGTTATGCTTCAAAGAGATCCTTTCCGTCAGGGGCAATCCGGACCCTGAGGCCTGGCGAACCGCCCTGGAGAGATGCCTGAACAACGTCAAGCCTCTGGAGAAGGAGATAAAGGATCTGGAGGCGAAAGAGGAGCCGGATGAGGAGGATCTGAAGAGGCTCGAAAGGCTTGTGAGATCCAGAAACTACGCTATGGGATTTCTAGCTAAGAGCTTCGCCGATCTGATGGAGAGGAAAACCGGTTGGGCCAAACCTCTGTTGGAATCAAGCTCCGATCTGGTGGTCAGAGCGATGCTTATAGCGGGGAAGTGCTACGACGAGGACGTGCGGGGTAAAGTCGAGGCGGTTATCAGGGAAATGGGACAAAGCGCCGTAAGACCGCTTATATCGGAGTTGAAGTCCGACGATCCGCTTATCAAAGCTCAGGCAGTTTATTATCTTGGAAGGCTTCATGCCAAGGAGGCTATCGGCCCGATAACCGATCTGACC is a window encoding:
- the recO gene encoding DNA repair protein RecO, with the translated sequence MSLCKCHGILIRTFNFGEADRIVSFYTDKGKLKLVARGARKPRSRFASALEPLNYGQVVYFERSSSNLHSLSSFDVIDRFERIKGDLDRFSSASMALELVDIVSVEGMSDREGFRLFTEYLNLIEDSSEPDLVTYAFALKFLSHSGFRPQLERCVSCLSPIKGTPWFNALSGGVLCARCAARSRGQRFVITRGALEMMRKMLNGDISRSTRFRANRTCKGEIRRAITSFIQSQTERELKSLRFIESMERVVQ
- a CDS encoding glycine--tRNA ligase subunit beta, with the translated sequence MNFQDMIMALERFWASQGCVIQQPYDVEVGAGTFNPATFLRTLGPEPWRVAYVEPSRRPTDGRYGDNPYRLGHYYQYQVILKPAPVDSQEIYLESLKYLGIDPKRNDIRFVEDDWESPTLGASGLGWEVWWNGAEITQFTYFQQIGSIEVDPISLEITYGLERIAMYLQGVDSVFDIQWNEYFRYGDIHRRGEFEYSKYHFEVSSSSMLFSLFETYEREAMECLKNGLVLPALDYVLKCSHTFNMLDARGAISVTERVGYIARVRNLARRVARAYVDQRQEMGHPFIDRIPVQEPSSPAVKDVKKNKPRTEGEADLLFEIGTEEIPASYIPPALRQMREMAERFLEENRIRHGEITVLATPRRLTLHVKSVSLRQEDRERVIMGPPKHVAFDPDGNPTKAALGFARKQGVSVEQLQLTRTEKGEYVCLHRFESGRPTAEVLGEILPRIISSLSFPKMMRWDGMRFARPVRWIVAILGGEVVPFAWGNLQSGRITRGHRSLSEGDLELQTASLEEYKDKLRSACVIADHEERRREIKRQVVEILREEGCSTEIDENLLETVNFLVEFPQAVVGKFAESHLILPEEVLITSMRRHQRYFPFRKPDGGLLPKFITISNGTDNGWENVKRGNERVLGARLDDAEFFYKEDQREPLADKVEKLRHVIFQEKLGSLYDKTQRLRNLVVYMAGELGMDEEDMEMAARAAELCKADLVTHMVIEFPELQGIMGGYYARNSGEPEEVALAIKEHYKPYSSEDEIPSTLLGAILSIADRIDTIVGHFGIGETPTGSQDPYGLRRGAIGLIRIIRRMNLALDIEDMVRYTCSLYEDRIDENTAQGVMRFIRDRLFNMFIDEGFEHDVVDAVLSGGFNMIHNLQERMKVVSEFKSSEEFDKIYPSFYRTFRIIPKGWQDTSVDEGKLIEDGERELFYRFSEIEPLVERLCEDGDFPGALRELSKLQPIIDRFFDEVLVMAEDEGLKRNRLALLKRITESLCLVADFSKLVVSGE
- a CDS encoding sigma-70 family RNA polymerase sigma factor; this encodes MDSRRRTPEVPEGDIDLPTGESVELFHPMEERSDLIDIYLREISHIPLLSPNEEAELARRISQGDEEARKRLILSNLRLVISIAKKYVNRGLPLMDLIEEGNLGLIKAVERFDYRRGTRFSTYASWWIRQAITRAIASQGRTIRLPVHILDMLSRLVNISRRLAQELGRQPSIGEIAERMGLSEERIEELFNFAQRPASLQDKLEGFDDTYVEDMIEDKRDSSFEELERKFQREEIMKLLEKLSDRERETIILRYGLKDGVPLTLEEAGKRFGITRERVRQIEMEAIEKLKRWVRGNELM